Proteins from a single region of Flavobacterium sp. YJ01:
- a CDS encoding T9SS type B sorting domain-containing protein produces MKQILLFIFFLITVHLFSQNKNQSIGFKENKGQIVDQNGKSNTAVKYLLNTNGLNVQLKKNGFSYDVYEVKKTPIVRSKTAKTLPYLIPEKDNEGKEEFNLEYNFHRIDIDFVNSNSKVELITEQKSTDFDNYYNTPNRPEGITGVYQYKQITYKNIYPNIDAVFTIPDDPQKTVEYNFVIHPKGNISDIQLKFNGAETNLVDNKIQMNVRFGKMEETLPASWIEERGHKKEIIVGYRKIKKDVYGFRSANFLAGKTVVIDPVPIRLWGTYYNGSSYESPDRPLTINSDSQNNVIITGGTYLTSNIATSGTFQPTNTSNRDTGYIVKFNSDGNRLWGTYINFSIIADSKINSQNEIYIAGRGNNSAATSLSTPDGHKQLSDNFSGEGILLKFSSNGQRIWGTFYGGEENGSLNGLVNINTIALDSQENIIIAGETHSKTGIATYDAYQQNIIDYFDGSGFIAKFSPSGIRNYGTYFPGIIKHAAIDNNSNLVFAGQYTQYDSDNPNITTAGAHQNQIHGMDGFIVKFNPSCQQVLWCTYYGGDASFFITVNDYYDQIKALGIDSLNNIYIAGLTNSTNLIATNNSYKQTLTSNNVDCFVAKFNSSGEIQWGTYYGSNISAQNSDKCTSGFITSNGDIFITGNTRSDRDIATPNSYQENLNGSDEGFMAKFNTNGKLIWGSYYGSPFPDSPQDIYCSDNKIYLIGHTDYQTSVVPNYFGTQGTHQPTGTGIFIAKFQDCLSNPLASSNSPVCVGNTLELKASGGTNYLWSGPNGFTSTDQNPTILNATSANTGEYSCLITGTGGCDDTKKINVVIGDIEKPVPNVTNLPTITGDCTTAITAIPTATDACAGIINGTTTSPLSYSLPGTYTIVWNYNDGNGNSSTQNQTITITSQPLPTANSLQTFCVNQNAGLNDIQITGQNIKWYSNLTGGTLVPTTTVLQDNATYYASQTINGCESERVPVKIKIQVTFPPTGNANQSFCTGQNPTIANIQVTGNSIKWYDSLTNGNLLPETTNLENGKTYYASQTENNCEGSRFGITVSIINTPSAPSGNPEQSFCKKENKTLNDIQITGQNIQWFDTNFSAAPLPNTTLLENNRTYYASQTIGCEGDRTPILVKIYDTPLPIGNNSQQFCIDEIAILEDLNITGTNIKWYDSPTNGNILPETTLLQNAVYYVSQTLNNCEGERLAVTVKVQDTQIPIADSRQIYCSQKNAKISDIVISGQNIKWYENEYSNIPISESTLLENRITYYASQTINNCESDRIPLTISILEATNSDCINFDEELPYPKFFTPNGDGFNDFWTIDSAYLAPGTGIRIFNRYGKLLKELGLNTSWDGTFIGQLQPATDYWFTAIRLDGKEFRGHFSLKR; encoded by the coding sequence ATGAAACAAATATTACTTTTTATTTTTTTCCTTATTACTGTCCATTTATTTTCACAAAACAAAAATCAATCTATTGGTTTTAAAGAAAATAAAGGACAAATTGTAGACCAAAATGGAAAATCAAATACGGCTGTAAAGTATTTATTGAATACAAATGGATTAAATGTTCAGCTAAAGAAAAATGGGTTTTCTTATGATGTCTATGAGGTAAAAAAGACTCCAATTGTTCGTTCTAAAACAGCAAAAACACTTCCCTATTTAATTCCTGAAAAAGATAATGAAGGAAAAGAAGAATTTAATCTAGAATATAATTTTCATCGAATAGATATTGATTTTGTAAACTCCAATTCTAAAGTTGAATTAATTACGGAACAAAAATCAACTGATTTTGACAACTATTATAATACTCCAAATAGACCTGAAGGAATTACTGGAGTTTATCAGTATAAACAAATTACCTACAAAAATATCTATCCAAATATTGATGCCGTTTTTACAATTCCCGATGATCCACAAAAAACGGTTGAATATAATTTTGTCATTCATCCAAAAGGAAATATTTCGGATATTCAGTTAAAATTTAACGGTGCTGAAACAAATTTGGTTGATAATAAAATTCAAATGAATGTTCGTTTTGGAAAGATGGAAGAAACGCTTCCTGCCAGTTGGATTGAAGAAAGAGGTCATAAAAAAGAAATTATTGTTGGATACAGAAAAATTAAAAAGGATGTTTACGGATTTCGTTCTGCCAATTTTTTAGCTGGAAAAACCGTTGTAATCGATCCTGTTCCAATTAGACTTTGGGGAACTTACTACAATGGTTCGAGTTATGAATCTCCTGATCGTCCATTAACCATAAATTCAGACTCGCAAAATAATGTAATAATTACGGGTGGAACATATTTAACATCCAATATAGCAACATCGGGAACTTTTCAACCAACAAATACATCAAACAGAGATACAGGTTATATCGTTAAATTTAATTCTGATGGGAATCGTTTATGGGGCACATATATCAATTTTTCAATAATAGCAGATTCCAAAATCAATAGTCAAAATGAAATTTATATTGCTGGTCGAGGAAACAATAGCGCAGCAACTTCATTATCAACTCCTGACGGACACAAACAATTGTCAGACAATTTTTCAGGCGAAGGAATTTTACTGAAGTTTAGTTCAAATGGTCAAAGAATTTGGGGAACATTTTATGGAGGAGAAGAAAACGGTTCTCTAAATGGATTAGTAAATATTAATACTATAGCTTTAGATAGTCAGGAAAATATTATAATTGCTGGAGAAACCCATAGCAAAACAGGTATAGCTACATATGACGCCTATCAGCAAAATATTATTGATTATTTTGATGGAAGTGGTTTTATTGCTAAATTTTCTCCTTCGGGTATTAGGAATTACGGCACTTACTTTCCAGGTATTATAAAACATGCCGCGATTGATAATAATTCTAATTTGGTCTTTGCAGGTCAATATACACAATACGATTCTGACAATCCTAATATAACTACTGCAGGAGCGCATCAAAATCAAATTCATGGAATGGATGGATTCATTGTGAAATTTAATCCTTCTTGTCAACAAGTTTTATGGTGTACTTATTATGGTGGTGATGCATCATTTTTTATTACGGTAAATGATTATTACGATCAAATTAAGGCACTTGGAATAGATTCATTAAACAACATATATATTGCTGGTCTAACAAACAGTACTAATTTGATTGCAACAAACAATTCTTACAAGCAAACTTTGACTAGTAATAATGTTGATTGTTTTGTTGCGAAGTTCAATTCATCTGGAGAAATTCAATGGGGAACTTATTATGGATCTAATATTTCCGCACAAAATTCAGATAAATGCACAAGCGGGTTTATTACTTCAAATGGGGATATTTTTATAACAGGAAATACCCGAAGCGATCGAGATATTGCAACTCCAAACTCTTATCAGGAAAACTTGAATGGATCAGATGAAGGATTTATGGCAAAATTTAATACCAATGGAAAATTAATATGGGGAAGCTACTACGGAAGCCCTTTTCCAGATTCGCCTCAAGACATTTACTGCAGTGACAATAAAATTTATCTTATCGGACATACTGATTATCAAACTTCGGTAGTCCCTAATTATTTTGGTACTCAGGGAACACATCAACCAACTGGAACTGGTATTTTTATTGCTAAATTTCAAGATTGTCTATCAAATCCTCTAGCATCAAGCAATTCCCCAGTTTGCGTTGGCAATACATTAGAACTAAAAGCCTCAGGAGGAACTAATTATTTATGGAGTGGTCCAAACGGTTTTACATCAACAGATCAAAATCCGACAATTTTAAATGCAACGTCTGCCAATACCGGAGAATATAGTTGTTTAATCACTGGAACAGGAGGTTGCGATGATACAAAAAAAATAAATGTCGTTATTGGAGATATTGAAAAACCTGTTCCAAATGTTACTAATCTGCCAACTATAACAGGAGATTGTACAACAGCAATAACAGCAATTCCTACCGCTACAGATGCATGTGCAGGAATAATTAACGGAACGACTACAAGTCCATTATCTTATTCTTTACCTGGAACTTATACAATTGTATGGAATTATAATGATGGAAACGGTAATTCATCAACACAAAATCAAACCATAACAATTACCAGTCAGCCATTGCCAACAGCAAATTCTTTACAAACATTCTGCGTTAATCAAAATGCAGGATTGAATGACATTCAAATTACTGGACAAAATATAAAATGGTACAGCAACTTAACGGGAGGAACACTTGTACCGACCACAACCGTACTTCAAGACAACGCAACTTATTATGCATCTCAAACCATAAATGGTTGTGAAAGTGAAAGAGTTCCAGTTAAAATTAAAATTCAGGTTACTTTTCCTCCAACAGGAAATGCAAATCAGTCATTTTGTACGGGACAAAATCCAACAATTGCAAACATTCAAGTAACTGGAAATTCTATAAAATGGTATGATTCTTTAACAAATGGCAATCTATTACCAGAAACAACGAATCTTGAAAATGGCAAAACTTATTATGCTTCGCAGACAGAAAATAATTGTGAAGGTTCTAGATTTGGAATTACAGTTTCTATTATAAATACACCTTCAGCTCCATCGGGAAATCCAGAGCAATCTTTTTGTAAAAAAGAAAACAAAACTCTTAATGATATTCAAATAACGGGACAAAATATTCAATGGTTCGATACCAATTTTTCTGCGGCACCGTTACCAAACACAACTTTGTTAGAAAATAACAGAACTTATTATGCCTCTCAAACAATTGGATGCGAAGGAGACAGAACTCCAATTTTAGTAAAAATTTACGATACACCATTACCAATTGGAAATAATAGCCAACAATTTTGTATTGATGAGATTGCAATTTTAGAAGATTTAAATATAACAGGAACGAATATTAAATGGTACGATTCTCCAACAAACGGAAACATTTTGCCTGAAACAACATTATTGCAAAATGCTGTTTATTACGTTTCGCAAACACTAAATAATTGTGAAGGCGAAAGATTAGCTGTAACTGTTAAAGTACAAGACACTCAAATCCCGATTGCAGATTCTCGTCAAATATACTGCAGCCAAAAGAATGCTAAAATAAGTGATATTGTAATTTCGGGACAAAATATCAAATGGTATGAAAATGAGTATTCAAATATTCCTATTTCAGAATCAACACTTCTTGAAAACAGAATAACTTATTATGCTTCACAAACTATCAATAATTGCGAAAGTGACAGAATACCTCTTACAATAAGTATTCTTGAAGCCACAAATAGTGATTGTATCAATTTCGATGAAGAACTTCCTTATCCAAAATTCTTTACCCCAAACGGTGATGGTTTCAATGATTTTTGGACAATAGATTCTGCATATTTGGCACCAGGTACTGGAATTAGAATATTCAACCGATATGGAAAACTGTTAAAAGAATTAGGCCTTAATACCTCTTGGGATGGAACTTTCATAGGTCAGCTTCAACCTGCAACAGATTATTGGTTTACAGCCATTAGATTAGACGGCAAAGAATTTAGAGGCCATTTTAGTTTAAAAAGATAA
- a CDS encoding radical SAM protein, with protein MKTKLFVITPPFTQLNTPYPATAYIKGFLNTKNIESVQADLGIDVILELFSKKGLQDLFQVSEFQVSGSDVTDNSKRIFALQDEYIKTIDSVIQFLQGKNPTLALQICQEDFLPEASRFAQLEELDWAFGTMGTQDKAKHLATLYLEDISDFIVECVDENFGFSRYAERLGRSANSFDELYNELQKEPTYIDSILISILKAKIEAVKPTLFLISVPFPGNLYSAFRSAQWVKQNYPEIKISMGGGFPNTELRSLSDKRVFEFFDFITLDDGEVPIEELVDNLSSRAESRDEKFYKRTFLLENGEVVYKNNSLKHDYKQAYVGTPDYSDLPLDKYISVIEIVNPMHRMWSDGRWNKLTMAHGCYWGKCTFCDISLDYIKVYEPVAASLLCDRIEELIEKTGQNGFHFVDEAAPPALMRALALEILKRKLAVTWWTNIRFEKSFSKDLCLLLKASGCIAVSGGLEVASDRLLKLIDKGVTVEQVAKVTRNFTEAGIMVHAYLMYGYPTQTIQETVDSLEMVRQLFEAGVLQSGFWHQFALTAHSPVGLYPEQFGVTKKTEIIGTFANNDIEYTDAAGINHDKFSFGLKKSLFNFMHGICFDYELQDWFDFKIPKTKIHPDFIFDALQEQNDFNTKPNAKVVWLGGKPSSELFTKSKKGRSWEMMALTFHDKKESFNIQISKEEGEWLNSILSKITVSGSKNYTFQEVKNDFESELEDFELFWYSKPINTLREFGLLVL; from the coding sequence TTGAAAACGAAACTTTTTGTAATTACGCCTCCATTTACGCAACTGAATACACCGTATCCGGCAACGGCGTATATAAAAGGTTTTCTAAATACAAAAAATATCGAATCAGTTCAGGCAGATTTGGGTATTGATGTGATTTTAGAATTGTTTTCGAAAAAAGGATTACAGGATTTGTTTCAGGTTTCAGAGTTTCAGGTTTCAGGTTCTGATGTCACGGATAACTCTAAAAGAATTTTTGCTTTACAAGATGAATATATCAAAACTATTGATTCTGTAATTCAGTTTTTACAAGGAAAAAATCCAACTTTGGCATTACAGATTTGTCAAGAAGATTTTCTGCCAGAAGCTTCTCGTTTTGCGCAGTTAGAAGAACTCGATTGGGCTTTCGGAACAATGGGAACGCAGGACAAAGCAAAACATTTAGCTACTTTATATCTCGAAGACATTTCGGATTTTATTGTAGAATGTGTTGATGAAAACTTTGGTTTTAGCCGATATGCAGAACGTTTAGGACGAAGCGCCAATTCTTTTGATGAATTATATAATGAGCTTCAAAAAGAACCAACTTATATCGATTCGATTTTAATTTCGATTCTGAAAGCTAAAATTGAAGCCGTAAAACCAACTTTATTCTTAATTTCTGTTCCTTTTCCAGGAAATTTATATAGCGCATTCCGTTCCGCGCAATGGGTAAAACAAAATTATCCAGAAATTAAAATTTCAATGGGAGGCGGTTTTCCAAATACCGAATTGCGCTCCCTTTCTGATAAACGTGTTTTTGAGTTTTTCGATTTTATTACTTTAGATGATGGGGAAGTTCCAATTGAAGAACTTGTGGATAATTTGTCATCCCGAGCGGAGTCGAGGGACGAGAAGTTTTATAAAAGAACTTTTCTTTTAGAAAATGGAGAAGTAGTTTATAAAAACAATTCTTTAAAACACGATTACAAACAAGCTTATGTAGGAACGCCAGATTATTCAGATTTGCCTTTGGATAAATATATTTCGGTTATCGAAATTGTAAATCCGATGCACCGAATGTGGAGCGATGGACGCTGGAACAAACTCACAATGGCGCACGGCTGTTACTGGGGAAAATGTACTTTTTGTGATATTTCTTTAGATTATATAAAAGTTTACGAACCTGTTGCAGCAAGTCTTTTATGTGATAGAATCGAAGAATTAATAGAAAAAACAGGCCAAAACGGATTTCATTTTGTTGATGAAGCCGCTCCGCCTGCTTTAATGCGTGCTTTGGCTCTTGAAATTCTAAAAAGAAAACTCGCTGTAACTTGGTGGACAAATATTCGATTTGAAAAAAGCTTTTCTAAAGATTTATGTTTGTTACTAAAAGCTTCTGGTTGTATTGCCGTTTCTGGCGGTTTAGAAGTAGCTTCAGACCGATTGTTGAAATTAATTGACAAAGGCGTTACGGTAGAACAAGTCGCAAAAGTGACACGCAATTTTACCGAAGCAGGTATTATGGTTCATGCGTATTTAATGTACGGATATCCAACACAAACAATCCAAGAAACGGTTGATAGTTTAGAAATGGTTCGCCAATTGTTTGAAGCGGGAGTTTTACAATCTGGTTTTTGGCATCAATTTGCATTGACAGCACACAGTCCTGTTGGCTTATATCCAGAACAATTTGGCGTGACCAAAAAGACTGAAATAATTGGAACTTTTGCTAATAATGATATCGAATATACCGACGCAGCAGGAATAAATCATGATAAATTTAGCTTCGGATTAAAGAAATCACTTTTCAATTTCATGCACGGAATCTGTTTTGATTATGAATTACAGGATTGGTTCGATTTCAAAATCCCGAAAACAAAAATTCATCCCGATTTTATTTTCGATGCACTTCAGGAGCAAAACGATTTCAATACAAAACCAAATGCAAAAGTGGTTTGGCTTGGCGGAAAACCTTCGTCAGAGCTTTTTACAAAATCAAAAAAAGGAAGAAGTTGGGAAATGATGGCGCTAACTTTTCATGATAAAAAAGAAAGTTTTAATATCCAGATCAGCAAAGAAGAAGGCGAATGGCTAAATTCAATTTTATCAAAAATAACAGTTTCTGGTTCTAAAAATTATACTTTTCAGGAAGTTAAAAACGACTTCGAATCTGAATTAGAAGATTTCGAATTATTTTGGTATTCTAAACCAATAAATACGTTGCGTGAATTTGGATTATTAGTTTTATAA
- a CDS encoding MBL fold metallo-hydrolase, whose protein sequence is MKLHHLRNATLVIETEKHVILVDPMLGKRKTIPPFTIFRYKPKRNPLVALPKNSREILSKVTHCLITHLHPDHIDKAGEVFLRRKSIPVICSSKDEKALVQRGLSVIQTLEYWQPQLFLDGKITGIPAIHGYGFIAKLMGNVMGFLIELANEKSIYISSDTIFTEHVEKVLTQLKPDISTVACGTARLDFGQPLLMRMDDILKFVTLAPGKVIANHLEALNHCPTTRLQLRTALSDHGLLSKTAIPNDGECLEY, encoded by the coding sequence ATGAAATTACATCATTTGCGAAATGCCACGTTGGTAATTGAAACAGAAAAGCATGTCATTTTAGTTGACCCAATGTTAGGCAAAAGAAAAACGATTCCGCCTTTTACAATTTTCAGATATAAACCCAAAAGAAATCCGCTTGTAGCGTTGCCTAAAAACAGTCGCGAAATATTAAGCAAAGTAACACATTGCTTGATTACGCATTTGCATCCCGATCATATTGATAAAGCGGGAGAGGTTTTTTTACGCAGAAAAAGTATTCCTGTAATTTGCAGTTCTAAAGATGAAAAAGCGCTTGTACAAAGAGGTTTAAGCGTCATTCAAACTCTAGAATATTGGCAACCACAATTATTTTTAGACGGAAAAATAACAGGAATTCCTGCCATTCACGGTTATGGTTTTATTGCCAAATTAATGGGAAATGTCATGGGATTTCTTATCGAATTGGCCAATGAAAAATCGATTTATATAAGTTCTGACACTATTTTTACAGAACATGTAGAAAAAGTTCTAACTCAACTTAAGCCAGATATTTCTACAGTCGCGTGCGGAACAGCAAGATTAGATTTCGGCCAGCCATTATTAATGCGAATGGATGATATTTTGAAGTTTGTAACTCTTGCGCCAGGAAAAGTAATTGCAAATCATTTAGAAGCTTTAAACCATTGTCCGACAACGAGATTGCAATTAAGAACTGCACTTTCAGATCATGGGCTTTTGAGTAAAACTGCCATTCCGAATGATGGAGAATGTTTGGAATATTAA
- a CDS encoding response regulator transcription factor: MRNFKILYAEDDETLAFLTKDNLEQNNYEVIHCSDGKSALKIFEEEEFDICIFDIMMPKMDGFELAEAIRKIDVDVPIIFLSAKTLKEDRIKGLRLGADDYLVKPFSIEELLLKIEIFLKRSQKNIPAAKTIYEVGKYQFDTKNFILFNEEEKVGLTQREAELLKLFLDHKNSVLKREQILTSLWGTDDYFMGRSLDVFISRLRKILANEEGISIENLHGIGFRFSIG; the protein is encoded by the coding sequence ATGAGAAATTTCAAAATACTTTATGCCGAAGATGATGAAACTTTAGCGTTTCTAACCAAAGACAATTTGGAGCAAAATAACTATGAAGTTATTCATTGTTCGGATGGAAAATCGGCTTTGAAAATTTTCGAGGAAGAAGAATTTGATATTTGCATTTTTGATATTATGATGCCAAAAATGGATGGTTTTGAATTGGCAGAAGCCATTCGAAAAATTGATGTTGACGTTCCGATTATTTTTCTTTCGGCAAAAACATTAAAAGAAGATCGAATTAAAGGTCTGCGTTTAGGTGCCGATGATTATTTGGTAAAACCTTTCAGTATTGAAGAGTTACTTTTAAAAATTGAGATTTTCTTAAAACGATCTCAAAAAAATATTCCGGCAGCAAAAACTATTTATGAAGTTGGAAAATACCAGTTTGACACCAAAAATTTTATTCTTTTTAATGAAGAAGAAAAAGTCGGCTTAACCCAACGAGAAGCTGAATTATTAAAGTTATTTCTAGATCATAAAAATTCAGTTTTAAAAAGAGAGCAAATCTTAACTTCTTTATGGGGAACAGACGACTATTTTATGGGAAGAAGTTTGGATGTTTTTATTTCTCGTTTGCGTAAAATTTTAGCTAATGAAGAAGGAATTTCGATAGAAAACCTGCATGGAATTGGTTTTAGGTTTTCTATTGGGTAA
- a CDS encoding HAMP domain-containing sensor histidine kinase, protein MKINKLNSIILLGLVAIISILVAQLLWTKEAFTIEQKKLSQKAHIALLEVAKKLYEGTSHELPAQNPVQKISNDYYIVNVENEFEPEILEFYLKTEFKKMNITTDFEYAMYNCQSDEMIYGDYISLSKKKAECKKTVYFPKHKNLVYYFAVRFPNETTYLFSSMRFWFILSTALILILLIYVYSIFKLLQQKKYSELQRDFINNMTHEFKTPLSSILIASKYLIEQSPIKDDKKLFTYTDIIINQSNKLNSHIEKILNISKSEYTPLELKKENILIIPIIEEAISNIKLKYPEASVKIETSSNDYLLETDAFHFANLVYNLLDNAVKYCNEKPEITIKFTEENNCLKIEFIDNGIGITSKKISFIFDKFYRVQNEKSNEVNGFGLGLYYVKEICNLQNWKIKAENNPEKGVTITLSIPNKK, encoded by the coding sequence TTGAAAATTAATAAACTCAACAGTATCATTCTCTTAGGATTAGTAGCCATTATCAGTATTTTGGTAGCGCAGTTGCTTTGGACAAAAGAGGCTTTTACTATAGAACAAAAAAAACTGAGCCAAAAGGCACACATTGCTTTATTGGAAGTGGCTAAAAAATTATACGAAGGAACAAGCCATGAACTACCAGCTCAGAATCCTGTTCAAAAAATTTCTAACGATTATTATATCGTAAATGTTGAAAATGAATTTGAACCCGAAATTTTAGAGTTTTATCTAAAAACGGAATTCAAAAAAATGAATATTACGACCGATTTCGAATACGCAATGTACAATTGTCAAAGCGACGAAATGATCTATGGAGATTATATTTCGCTTTCTAAGAAAAAAGCAGAATGCAAGAAAACCGTTTATTTTCCGAAACATAAAAATCTGGTTTATTATTTTGCCGTTCGTTTTCCGAATGAAACTACTTATTTGTTTAGTTCGATGCGTTTTTGGTTTATCCTTTCGACCGCTTTAATTCTAATTTTGTTGATTTATGTTTATTCAATTTTTAAATTGCTTCAGCAGAAAAAATATTCAGAATTACAGCGTGACTTCATTAATAATATGACGCATGAATTTAAAACGCCTTTGTCTTCTATTCTGATTGCTTCAAAATATTTAATTGAGCAAAGTCCGATAAAAGACGATAAAAAGCTTTTTACTTATACCGATATTATTATCAATCAGAGCAATAAATTGAATAGCCATATCGAGAAAATTCTAAATATTTCTAAATCAGAATACACGCCATTAGAATTGAAAAAGGAGAATATTTTGATTATTCCTATTATTGAAGAAGCGATTTCAAATATTAAATTGAAATATCCTGAAGCTTCAGTTAAAATTGAAACTTCTTCAAACGATTATTTATTAGAAACTGATGCCTTTCATTTTGCCAATTTGGTCTATAATTTATTAGATAACGCAGTAAAATATTGCAACGAAAAACCCGAAATCACCATTAAATTCACAGAAGAAAATAATTGTTTAAAAATTGAATTTATTGATAACGGAATTGGTATTACTTCTAAAAAAATATCTTTTATCTTTGATAAGTTTTACAGAGTTCAAAACGAAAAAAGCAATGAAGTCAACGGATTTGGTCTCGGTTTATATTATGTAAAAGAAATTTGCAATTTGCAGAACTGGAAAATAAAAGCCGAAAATAATCCTGAAAAAGGTGTTACCATTACGTTATCAATCCCAAATAAAAAATGA
- a CDS encoding DUF1573 domain-containing protein, protein MKMIKISMLALALGLMSFSAIAPVKSLVSETAISATTASTIVWKAETIDVGQIPQGTPKAIVYEFKNTGKTAVVITNVQGSCGCTATDYTKEPVQPGKSAKVTATYNAANKGAFTKTVTVTTSAETTPKILTLKGTVI, encoded by the coding sequence ATGAAAATGATCAAAATTTCGATGTTAGCTTTAGCTCTTGGCTTAATGTCTTTTTCGGCAATTGCTCCAGTAAAATCTTTAGTTTCAGAAACTGCAATTTCGGCAACTACAGCTTCTACAATTGTTTGGAAAGCAGAAACAATTGATGTTGGACAAATTCCGCAAGGAACTCCAAAAGCAATTGTTTACGAATTTAAAAATACTGGAAAAACAGCTGTTGTGATTACAAACGTGCAAGGATCTTGCGGATGTACTGCAACAGATTACACAAAAGAACCAGTTCAGCCAGGTAAATCTGCAAAAGTTACTGCAACTTACAATGCCGCCAACAAAGGTGCTTTTACAAAAACAGTTACTGTAACAACTAGTGCAGAAACTACACCAAAAATCCTTACGCTAAAAGGTACGGTTATTTAA